One genomic segment of Polynucleobacter sp. MWH-UH2A includes these proteins:
- the miaB gene encoding tRNA (N6-isopentenyl adenosine(37)-C2)-methylthiotransferase MiaB, with protein MKKLYIKTFGCQMNEYDSGKMADLLHADEGMEMTNSPEDADVVLLNTCSIREKAEDKVFSDLGRLRELKKTRPNLLIGVGGCVASQEGQQIVSRAPYVDVVFGPQTLHRLTDLIAERRKTGIPQVDISFPEIEKFDRLPASRQTRGSAYVSIMEGCSKYCSYCVVPYTRGEEVSRPFDDVLTEVAGLAANGVKEIVLLGQNVNAYRGKMGDTAELVDFALLIEYIAEVPGVERIRFTTSHPKEFTQRLIDTYAKAPKLVSHLHLPVQHGSDAMLSAMKRGYTALEYKSIIRKMRAVRPDLTLSSDFIVGFPGETDADFEKLLKMVRELHFDNSFCFIFSPRPGTPAANLSDTTPYEVKLKRLQTLLGLVEEQANQISQKMLGNIETVLVEGLAKDGANLQGRAENNRVVHFAAPSDEIESLTGQMVDIQITEVLNYTLRGEMVEVHAS; from the coding sequence ATGAAAAAGCTCTATATCAAAACCTTTGGTTGCCAAATGAACGAGTACGACTCGGGCAAAATGGCCGACCTTCTCCATGCCGATGAGGGTATGGAAATGACTAACTCCCCAGAAGATGCGGATGTTGTTCTTCTAAATACCTGCTCAATCAGAGAAAAAGCGGAAGACAAAGTCTTTTCTGACCTTGGTCGCCTAAGAGAGTTAAAAAAGACAAGACCTAATTTACTGATTGGAGTTGGTGGCTGCGTTGCCAGCCAAGAAGGTCAACAAATCGTCAGTCGCGCACCCTATGTCGATGTTGTCTTTGGCCCTCAAACTCTTCATCGCCTGACCGATCTGATTGCCGAACGTCGTAAAACAGGAATTCCTCAGGTTGACATTTCGTTTCCAGAAATTGAAAAGTTTGATCGCCTGCCAGCCTCACGACAAACGCGTGGATCTGCATATGTATCCATCATGGAGGGTTGCTCAAAATATTGCAGCTACTGTGTTGTTCCTTACACCCGAGGCGAGGAAGTATCGCGTCCATTTGATGATGTTCTGACTGAAGTTGCTGGACTTGCTGCGAATGGCGTTAAAGAAATTGTTTTACTAGGTCAGAATGTCAATGCTTACCGAGGGAAAATGGGTGATACCGCAGAGCTAGTTGACTTTGCATTACTCATTGAATACATTGCCGAGGTGCCGGGTGTTGAGCGCATTCGTTTTACCACTAGTCATCCGAAAGAATTTACACAGCGCTTAATTGATACGTATGCAAAAGCTCCGAAATTAGTAAGTCATCTACATTTACCCGTACAACATGGTTCAGATGCCATGCTATCGGCGATGAAACGAGGCTACACGGCACTTGAATATAAAAGCATTATTCGCAAAATGCGTGCTGTGCGACCCGACCTCACACTCTCTAGCGACTTTATTGTTGGCTTTCCAGGTGAAACCGATGCGGACTTTGAAAAACTCCTGAAGATGGTTCGTGAACTGCATTTCGATAACAGTTTTTGCTTCATCTTTAGTCCACGCCCTGGTACACCTGCAGCCAATCTAAGTGATACCACACCATATGAAGTGAAGTTAAAGCGTTTGCAAACATTGCTTGGTCTCGTTGAGGAACAAGCAAATCAAATCAGTCAAAAAATGTTGGGCAATATTGAAACTGTTTTAGTTGAAGGCCTAGCAAAAGATGGTGCAAACCTACAAGGTAGGGCTGAGAATAATCGCGTAGTCCACTTTGCCGCCCCCAGCGATGAGATTGAATCTCTCACAGGACAAATGGTTGATATTCAAATTACCGAAGTACTCAATTACACCCTCAGAGGTGAGATGGTAGAAGTGCATGCCAGCTAA
- the ybeY gene encoding rRNA maturation RNase YbeY, translated as MPAKLMIDLQFASPTLESVVEKTASAALIKKWVKSTGANSGLITLRFVNATEGKKLNAAFRQKDYATNVLTFPYERSKNSLTADIIFCLPVIQKEAKEQGKTLKAHLAHLIIHGCLHAQGLDHETDREAKKMEALEIKLLKVLGFANPYLNT; from the coding sequence ATGCCAGCTAAATTAATGATTGATCTTCAGTTTGCTAGCCCAACTCTTGAGAGCGTTGTTGAAAAGACTGCTTCGGCAGCGCTAATCAAAAAATGGGTGAAAAGTACGGGCGCCAATTCAGGACTCATTACCCTTAGGTTTGTAAATGCTACCGAAGGTAAAAAGTTAAATGCAGCTTTTCGCCAAAAAGATTACGCTACGAATGTGCTGACTTTTCCGTATGAGCGTTCAAAGAATAGCCTCACAGCAGACATCATTTTTTGCTTGCCCGTCATTCAAAAAGAAGCAAAGGAACAAGGGAAAACATTGAAAGCCCATTTAGCGCACTTAATTATTCATGGATGTCTTCATGCCCAGGGTCTTGATCATGAAACCGATCGAGAAGCAAAAAAGATGGAAGCGCTGGAAATTAAACTTCTTAAAGTGCTCGGATTTGCTAATCCCTATTTAAATACATAA
- a CDS encoding HlyC/CorC family transporter, with protein sequence MPDPKSLLDRLADFLSPQPTSPSERRQELIETLREAQIEGLIDDDALSMIEGVFQVGQLCARDILVPRAQIDWIDINLPLSELMKVAIEAAHSRFPVFEGTRDNVIGILLAKDLLRHATEKDFQIRDWLRPAVFIPESKRLSVLLRDFKDNRNHLAIVVDEYGGVAGIITIEDVLEQIVGDIEDEHDIDEEADNIIALDNGDIRVKGITELEQFNDTIGTHFAIEDIDTVAGLVIQHLGRVPKIGERITIDGIEFEVQRADPRQIHVLLARQLAQKID encoded by the coding sequence ATGCCTGACCCCAAATCCCTTTTAGATCGCCTGGCTGATTTCTTATCGCCACAACCAACTAGCCCGAGCGAGCGTCGCCAAGAACTCATTGAAACGCTGCGCGAAGCCCAAATAGAGGGGCTAATTGATGATGATGCACTTTCCATGATTGAGGGCGTCTTTCAGGTGGGGCAATTGTGTGCGCGGGATATTTTGGTACCGCGAGCACAAATCGACTGGATTGACATCAATCTACCTTTATCGGAATTAATGAAGGTCGCAATTGAAGCGGCCCACTCCCGTTTCCCAGTCTTCGAAGGAACACGCGATAACGTGATTGGCATTCTGCTGGCTAAAGATTTATTACGTCATGCGACTGAAAAGGATTTTCAAATACGAGACTGGTTGCGACCTGCAGTATTTATTCCGGAATCTAAACGCTTAAGTGTTTTATTGCGTGACTTTAAAGACAATCGCAATCATTTGGCAATCGTAGTAGATGAATATGGTGGCGTAGCGGGCATTATTACGATTGAAGATGTCCTCGAGCAAATTGTTGGTGATATCGAAGATGAACACGATATTGACGAGGAAGCCGATAACATCATCGCTCTAGATAATGGCGACATTCGAGTTAAAGGCATCACTGAGCTTGAGCAATTTAACGATACCATTGGCACCCACTTTGCGATTGAAGATATTGATACTGTTGCAGGCCTTGTAATACAGCACCTAGGACGTGTTCCTAAAATAGGCGAACGCATCACTATTGATGGCATTGAATTTGAAGTACAACGTGCCGATCCACGACAAATACATGTGTTGTTAGCACGGCAATTAGCTCAAAAGATTGACTAG
- the lnt gene encoding apolipoprotein N-acyltransferase: MLIPQYITKRISAWIMLLGLGALLALVAELPYGGWLQIPILSIVWWRLRLEVPETAKRYFGLGLTFGIGYFLVGLWWLYISMHDVGGMNPILSGVAVLLLSLYMAMYFSAATFTIRYCKQSRIAGLLLAASWVVMEYLRGYIFTGFPWMGLAENQFNGPFALIAPIFGGLACTFLVVWTSWEILALRVRPFTSIITIFATIALTQLAGQGSYTKPFGEPISVRLIQGNFEQSLKFNPQAISQQIDFYVSEIQKQAADLIIIPETAFPWPQNNLPYGLLNYLQNYSNTSLSNLLLGLVGEARGDQEMQYTNRAIGLSPNTQPYQYDKVHLVPFGEFIPPGFHWFIKAFNVPLSDFARGSFDQKPFRIERKNQASVNATITICYEDVFGDELALRIRRSQEPVHLLINMTNLAWFGESQAPTQQLRLSQLRSLETGLPAIRATNTGITAVLGSDGKVIQTLPEFTQATLTVTIQPYSGQTPYVRWGNLPILSLSAALLIWGLIRHRRF, from the coding sequence TTGCTCATCCCCCAATACATTACAAAACGTATTTCAGCATGGATCATGCTTCTTGGGCTTGGGGCACTTCTTGCTTTAGTTGCTGAACTACCCTACGGTGGCTGGCTGCAAATCCCAATCCTGAGTATCGTTTGGTGGAGGCTTCGCCTTGAGGTCCCTGAAACAGCAAAACGCTATTTTGGTCTGGGCCTTACCTTCGGTATTGGTTATTTCCTAGTCGGATTGTGGTGGTTGTACATCAGCATGCATGATGTTGGCGGCATGAACCCCATCCTCTCCGGGGTTGCCGTTTTACTTCTGTCACTCTACATGGCCATGTATTTTTCTGCGGCCACTTTCACTATTCGCTACTGCAAGCAAAGTCGCATCGCTGGCTTACTACTTGCAGCTAGTTGGGTAGTAATGGAATATTTGCGCGGCTATATCTTTACCGGCTTTCCTTGGATGGGGTTGGCAGAAAACCAATTCAATGGTCCTTTTGCGCTCATAGCACCAATCTTTGGCGGGCTTGCGTGCACATTCCTAGTGGTATGGACTTCATGGGAAATCCTAGCTCTGAGAGTGCGACCCTTCACCAGCATTATCACAATATTTGCAACAATCGCTCTCACTCAATTAGCCGGACAAGGCTCCTACACCAAACCTTTTGGCGAACCAATCAGCGTCCGTCTCATTCAGGGAAATTTTGAGCAAAGCCTCAAATTTAATCCTCAAGCAATTAGTCAACAGATTGATTTTTATGTTTCAGAAATTCAGAAACAGGCTGCTGATCTCATCATCATTCCTGAAACTGCTTTTCCTTGGCCACAAAATAATCTCCCATACGGCTTACTCAATTACCTACAAAATTATTCCAATACGAGCTTAAGCAATCTTTTGCTGGGCTTGGTGGGTGAAGCTCGCGGCGATCAAGAGATGCAATACACCAATCGCGCTATTGGCTTGTCGCCCAATACACAGCCGTATCAATACGATAAGGTTCATTTGGTTCCATTTGGTGAATTTATTCCTCCAGGCTTTCACTGGTTTATCAAAGCATTTAATGTTCCATTGAGTGACTTTGCACGAGGTAGTTTTGATCAAAAGCCCTTTAGGATTGAACGCAAGAATCAGGCGAGCGTAAATGCAACAATCACCATTTGCTATGAGGATGTCTTTGGCGATGAATTGGCTTTGCGCATACGACGCAGTCAAGAACCTGTTCACTTGCTCATCAATATGACTAACTTAGCTTGGTTTGGTGAATCACAAGCCCCGACTCAACAATTACGTCTTTCACAACTACGGTCGCTCGAAACAGGCTTACCCGCCATAAGAGCAACCAATACTGGGATTACCGCCGTCTTGGGATCAGATGGCAAAGTAATTCAAACCCTTCCGGAATTTACTCAAGCCACGCTCACCGTCACAATCCAGCCATACAGTGGTCAAACGCCCTATGTCAGATGGGGCAACCTGCCCATCCTCAGCCTTTCTGCGGCATTGCTAATCTGGGGCTTGATTCGTCATCGTCGTTTTTAA
- the glyQ gene encoding glycine--tRNA ligase subunit alpha, which produces MLTFQQIILKLQEYWDQQGCALLQPIDLEVGAGTSHTATFLRAIGPEPWKAAYVQPSRRPKDGRYGENPNRLQHYYQYQVVLKPAPENILELYLGSLAALGLDLKQNDIRFVEDDWENPTLGAWGLGWEVWLNGMEVTQFTYFQQVGGLDCKPVLGEITYGIERLAMYIQNCSNVYYLVWADGISYGDVYHQNEVEQSCYNFEHSNTELLFANFGNYESEAKRLMEVPLALPAYEMVLKAAHTFNLLDARGAISVTERAAYIGRIRNLSRAVAQAYFDSREKLGFPMCQRQTKA; this is translated from the coding sequence ATGCTTACTTTTCAGCAAATCATTCTCAAACTTCAAGAATATTGGGACCAACAAGGTTGCGCCCTATTACAACCCATCGACCTAGAGGTTGGCGCAGGGACATCCCATACCGCGACCTTCTTAAGAGCAATTGGCCCAGAGCCATGGAAGGCTGCTTATGTGCAACCATCGCGTCGACCTAAAGACGGGCGCTATGGAGAAAACCCAAACCGCTTGCAACATTACTATCAATATCAAGTGGTTTTAAAGCCGGCTCCTGAAAATATTCTGGAATTGTATTTAGGATCTTTGGCAGCACTCGGTCTAGATCTCAAACAAAACGACATTCGTTTTGTTGAAGACGATTGGGAAAATCCAACCCTTGGCGCATGGGGCTTAGGCTGGGAAGTATGGCTGAATGGCATGGAAGTCACCCAGTTCACCTACTTTCAACAAGTAGGTGGCTTGGACTGTAAACCAGTCTTGGGCGAAATCACCTATGGCATTGAGCGTTTAGCGATGTACATCCAAAATTGCTCCAATGTTTATTATCTCGTTTGGGCAGATGGAATTTCTTATGGTGATGTTTATCACCAAAACGAAGTTGAGCAATCTTGCTACAACTTTGAACACTCAAATACAGAGTTGTTATTTGCGAACTTTGGAAACTACGAAAGTGAAGCAAAGCGCTTAATGGAAGTGCCTTTAGCCTTACCCGCTTACGAAATGGTTTTGAAAGCTGCGCACACTTTTAATCTCTTAGATGCTCGTGGCGCTATTTCAGTGACTGAGCGTGCTGCTTATATTGGACGCATTCGCAATCTATCTCGCGCAGTTGCGCAAGCGTACTTTGATTCCCGAGAAAAACTTGGCTTTCCTATGTGCCAACGCCAAACTAAGGCTTAA
- the glyS gene encoding glycine--tRNA ligase subunit beta: MSSSNSNTPSASLLIEVFTEELPPKSLRRLGEAFSEGIFAILKAANLTTETSVVTGFATPRRLAVQVSNVLNQAQDYPVREKLLPTSIAFDADGKATAPLLKKLAALGFSDVDLSALEKSGEGKNEALYLNVVAKGASLEKTAQTALEQTLNKLPIAKMMHYQVQQKNGELSDVQFARPAHRILALHGDKTLNIHSLGIDAGNKTEGHRFLAPGVFTISNADQYESELQSKAKIIPSFTKRQEQIKTALLKAAGDDLVLMPDSLLDEVTSLVEWPAIYECHFDPEFLEVPQECLILTMQTNQKYFALTDKQGKLRNRFLIVSNIETATPDAIISGNERVVRPRLSDARFFFQQDQKRPLASRVADLGKVVYHNQLGNQLDRTKRVQGIAVGIAKELKADEKLASRAAEIAKTDLLTDMVGEFPELQGIMGTYYAKHDGENADVASTCSEHYMPRFAGDSLPQTQTGTILAIADKLETLVGIWGVGLAPTGDKDPYALRRHALGICRLLLEKNLSLSLPELIELARTQFTQKDVQEKAKTADIYEFIIDRLRAYLRDQSIAGKPFTSAEIEAALSQSPDQINDVIERLTALREFNALPQAAQLAAANKRISNILKKTTTAIPANCSSKLLQIPAEIALHQALESVAPTLNAAYEKRQYVELLQALVALSAPIDQFFADVMVMDPNTELRDNRLALLQQLHQKMNLVADLGKLA, from the coding sequence ATGAGCTCATCAAATTCAAACACTCCATCAGCAAGCTTGTTGATTGAAGTCTTTACCGAGGAATTACCGCCAAAGTCACTACGTCGTTTAGGTGAGGCCTTTAGCGAAGGAATTTTTGCAATCCTCAAAGCCGCTAATCTGACCACTGAAACTTCTGTTGTAACTGGGTTTGCAACACCGCGTCGCTTAGCAGTTCAAGTAAGCAATGTATTAAACCAAGCCCAAGATTACCCAGTAAGAGAAAAGCTCTTACCAACCAGCATTGCGTTTGATGCAGATGGCAAAGCAACAGCTCCTTTACTAAAAAAATTAGCTGCTCTTGGTTTTTCTGATGTTGACCTATCTGCCCTTGAAAAATCGGGTGAAGGTAAAAATGAAGCGCTTTACCTCAATGTAGTTGCGAAAGGTGCTTCACTTGAAAAGACTGCGCAAACTGCACTAGAACAAACATTGAACAAATTACCGATTGCCAAAATGATGCACTACCAAGTGCAACAAAAAAATGGCGAACTCAGCGATGTTCAGTTTGCGCGTCCAGCGCATCGTATTCTTGCGCTGCACGGCGATAAGACACTCAATATTCACAGTCTTGGCATTGATGCCGGCAATAAAACTGAGGGGCATCGCTTCTTGGCGCCTGGCGTCTTTACTATCAGTAATGCAGACCAATATGAAAGCGAACTGCAAAGCAAAGCAAAAATAATCCCTAGCTTTACCAAACGTCAGGAACAAATCAAAACAGCCTTACTGAAAGCGGCTGGGGATGATTTGGTTCTGATGCCTGATAGCCTTTTAGATGAGGTGACTTCACTCGTTGAATGGCCAGCCATTTATGAATGTCACTTTGACCCAGAATTTTTAGAAGTGCCGCAAGAATGTCTGATTCTTACAATGCAGACTAATCAAAAATACTTTGCGCTAACGGATAAGCAAGGCAAATTGCGCAATCGATTTTTAATCGTCTCGAATATTGAAACCGCTACGCCTGACGCAATCATTTCGGGTAATGAACGAGTGGTACGCCCCCGTTTATCGGATGCACGTTTCTTCTTCCAACAAGATCAAAAACGTCCATTAGCCTCTCGTGTGGCCGACCTTGGTAAGGTGGTCTATCACAATCAACTTGGGAACCAACTTGATCGTACTAAACGCGTACAAGGCATTGCTGTTGGGATCGCCAAGGAACTCAAAGCCGATGAAAAATTAGCTAGCCGCGCCGCAGAGATTGCCAAGACAGACTTACTCACCGACATGGTTGGTGAGTTCCCTGAATTACAAGGCATCATGGGAACTTACTACGCTAAGCATGATGGCGAAAATGCAGATGTAGCCTCAACATGTAGTGAGCACTATATGCCACGTTTTGCTGGTGACTCTCTGCCTCAAACCCAAACTGGAACGATACTAGCTATCGCCGATAAACTTGAGACACTGGTAGGAATCTGGGGTGTGGGACTTGCGCCAACTGGCGATAAAGATCCGTACGCCTTACGTCGCCATGCACTTGGTATTTGTCGACTACTGTTAGAAAAGAATCTTTCATTGAGCTTGCCAGAGTTAATTGAACTGGCACGCACGCAATTTACCCAGAAAGATGTTCAAGAAAAAGCCAAAACAGCTGATATCTACGAGTTCATCATCGATCGCCTGCGCGCTTATTTACGTGACCAGTCAATAGCGGGCAAACCATTTACTAGTGCTGAAATAGAGGCGGCCCTCAGCCAGTCTCCAGATCAAATCAATGATGTCATTGAACGTTTGACAGCCCTTCGTGAATTTAATGCATTACCTCAGGCAGCTCAGTTAGCCGCCGCCAATAAACGCATCAGCAACATCCTGAAAAAGACAACTACTGCCATTCCAGCAAACTGCTCAAGCAAACTTTTGCAAATTCCTGCTGAAATTGCTTTGCATCAAGCCCTCGAATCAGTTGCCCCAACACTCAATGCAGCTTATGAGAAACGTCAATACGTTGAGCTTTTACAGGCATTGGTTGCCTTGAGTGCGCCCATTGATCAGTTTTTTGCGGATGTCATGGTGATGGATCCCAATACTGAACTGCGGGATAACCGTTTAGCCCTATTGCAACAACTACACCAGAAAATGAACCTTGTTGCCGATCTCGGCAAATTAGCATGA
- the gmhB gene encoding D-glycero-beta-D-manno-heptose 1,7-bisphosphate 7-phosphatase, with protein MSASSSKLIILDRDGVINEDRDDYVKSVDEWIPIPGSLEAIALLNQAGYQIAIATNQSGLARGYFTINELHAMHSKMDKLLKPLGGNIDSIFFCPHTDAHACDCRKPAPGLMKEIALRYKRTDTKQPLLGVPIVGDSLRDLQAGVVLGASPHLVLTGKGQKTLAKGELPEGTQIHADLMAFANSLLANKI; from the coding sequence ATGAGCGCCAGCTCTTCTAAACTCATTATTTTGGATCGCGATGGTGTGATCAATGAAGATCGTGATGACTACGTCAAATCAGTTGATGAATGGATTCCCATCCCGGGCAGTTTAGAGGCGATTGCATTACTTAACCAAGCCGGTTATCAAATCGCCATTGCCACCAATCAATCTGGATTGGCTAGGGGGTATTTCACCATCAATGAATTGCATGCCATGCATAGCAAGATGGATAAGCTTCTTAAGCCTCTAGGCGGCAATATTGATAGCATCTTTTTCTGCCCTCATACCGATGCGCATGCTTGCGATTGCAGGAAGCCCGCGCCAGGGCTGATGAAAGAGATCGCTTTACGCTACAAGAGAACAGATACGAAACAACCTTTATTGGGCGTTCCCATTGTTGGCGACTCCCTTCGAGATTTACAAGCAGGCGTAGTATTAGGAGCATCACCCCATTTAGTGCTTACTGGAAAAGGACAAAAAACTTTGGCTAAAGGCGAACTTCCAGAGGGCACACAAATTCATGCTGACCTGATGGCATTTGCGAATTCTTTACTAGCAAATAAGATTTAG
- a CDS encoding 1-acyl-sn-glycerol-3-phosphate acyltransferase, which translates to MVFLRSTIFTLFLLVFTPIWSVLCMLAFPFLSPENRYNFIGLWNKVVIWLLWHLCGIHYEIRGMENMRAVLDQPVVILSKHQSAYETIAYIALLPKQLCFVFKRELLWIPFFGWALALLKMIHINRANKQTAALSVASQGRKRLSEGKWIMLFPEGTRTPRGSTNPYRKGGARLASATGALVIPIAHNAGICWPKNSFLKRPGTVIFSIGPAINSEGKSGEELQQEVEGWIEAEMRLIDPSAYK; encoded by the coding sequence ATGGTATTTCTACGGTCTACGATATTTACCCTCTTCTTATTGGTCTTCACGCCAATTTGGTCAGTGCTCTGCATGCTCGCCTTCCCCTTTCTAAGTCCAGAAAATCGCTATAACTTCATTGGGCTTTGGAACAAAGTAGTCATTTGGCTCTTGTGGCATCTCTGTGGCATTCATTATGAAATTCGGGGCATGGAAAACATGCGTGCCGTTTTAGATCAGCCTGTAGTTATTCTGAGCAAACATCAATCTGCTTACGAAACGATTGCTTACATAGCGCTACTGCCAAAACAACTTTGCTTTGTTTTTAAACGTGAACTGCTTTGGATCCCGTTTTTTGGCTGGGCTCTTGCCTTATTAAAAATGATCCACATTAATCGTGCCAATAAACAGACCGCAGCCCTATCAGTGGCCAGTCAAGGGCGCAAGCGCTTGAGTGAAGGCAAATGGATCATGCTATTTCCCGAAGGTACAAGGACTCCAAGAGGCTCTACCAATCCCTACCGAAAAGGTGGCGCAAGACTTGCGAGCGCTACTGGAGCTTTAGTGATTCCGATTGCACACAATGCCGGTATTTGCTGGCCAAAAAATAGCTTTCTCAAGCGCCCCGGTACTGTCATTTTCTCAATCGGTCCGGCCATTAATTCCGAGGGCAAATCGGGGGAAGAGTTACAACAAGAAGTTGAAGGCTGGATTGAAGCTGAAATGCGCTTGATAGACCCGAGCGCTTATAAGTAA
- the rsmA gene encoding 16S rRNA (adenine(1518)-N(6)/adenine(1519)-N(6))-dimethyltransferase RsmA, whose product MHRARKRFGQNFLQDQGVIHAIVRLINPSSDMHVIEIGPGLGALTRPLLSNLTHLDLLEIDRDLVAYWNHENLQGLTVIEGDALKFNFNEWAQQPTATGLCKVVGNLPYNISSPLLFHLVSAASRIDEQVFMLQAEVVERMVAQAGSSDFSRLSVMLQARYDMELVLEVPPEAFEPAPKVNSAVVRMIPRKDFNLNNVQWTALEQVVAAAFSQRRKMLRTNLQAFAGKLKLSEGELKARAQDISVDRYIEWAKILAA is encoded by the coding sequence ATGCATCGAGCGCGTAAACGTTTCGGCCAGAATTTCTTACAAGATCAGGGCGTTATTCATGCCATTGTGCGTTTGATTAACCCAAGTTCAGATATGCATGTCATTGAAATCGGTCCAGGTCTGGGCGCACTAACAAGGCCATTGCTGAGCAATCTTACGCATCTTGATTTATTAGAAATTGATCGAGATTTAGTAGCCTACTGGAATCACGAAAATCTTCAAGGATTAACCGTGATTGAAGGCGATGCTCTCAAGTTTAATTTTAATGAGTGGGCACAGCAACCTACAGCAACTGGTTTATGCAAAGTAGTTGGCAATCTGCCATACAACATTTCATCGCCTTTGCTGTTCCATTTGGTTTCTGCGGCCTCACGCATCGATGAACAAGTATTCATGTTGCAGGCTGAAGTAGTTGAGCGCATGGTGGCGCAGGCCGGTAGTTCTGATTTCAGCAGGCTTTCTGTAATGTTACAGGCACGCTACGATATGGAGCTAGTTCTTGAGGTGCCTCCTGAGGCATTCGAGCCAGCGCCTAAGGTGAACTCAGCAGTAGTGCGAATGATCCCTAGAAAAGACTTCAATTTAAATAATGTTCAATGGACTGCTTTGGAGCAGGTAGTCGCAGCTGCTTTTTCACAAAGAAGAAAAATGCTGAGAACTAATCTACAAGCATTTGCTGGCAAGCTTAAGCTCTCTGAAGGGGAGCTTAAAGCCAGAGCTCAAGATATTTCAGTGGATCGCTATATTGAATGGGCTAAGATCTTAGCCGCTTAA
- the pdxA gene encoding 4-hydroxythreonine-4-phosphate dehydrogenase PdxA, translating to MQQLAPLVKLVITTGEPAGVGPEVSIAAAKQFLLEQANASITLLGDQNLLNKVTQDLNAERLQVEAVPLIAAATPGILNAQNGPYVIQLLDRAIDGCLAKQFDAMVTAPIQKSVINQAGLSFTGHTEYLAQRCGVNHVVMMLSATLDKGFLGLSSSRDFRVALVTTHLPLQQVPASLSRELILDTIQIVQRDLQLKMGITKPVIHVSGLNPHAGESGYLGREEIEVISPAIEAAKKMGIRVSGPYPGDTMFEPKALEEVDAFIAMYHDQGLAPFKFVTFGGGVNITLGLPIIRTSVDHGTALDIAGKGIADSGSMLEAMCVAYQMALTKKQLVN from the coding sequence ATGCAGCAACTGGCGCCACTCGTTAAACTCGTTATTACTACTGGTGAACCTGCTGGCGTAGGCCCTGAGGTATCTATAGCTGCGGCTAAGCAATTTTTGCTTGAGCAAGCAAATGCGAGCATTACCCTATTGGGGGATCAAAACCTTTTAAATAAGGTAACTCAAGACCTCAATGCTGAGCGTCTCCAGGTAGAAGCTGTACCACTTATTGCTGCAGCAACCCCGGGTATATTAAATGCCCAAAACGGACCTTATGTCATTCAGCTCTTGGATCGAGCAATTGATGGTTGTCTGGCGAAGCAGTTTGATGCAATGGTCACGGCACCTATTCAAAAAAGTGTTATTAATCAGGCCGGACTCTCTTTTACTGGGCACACAGAGTACCTCGCGCAACGTTGTGGCGTGAACCATGTAGTGATGATGTTGAGTGCTACCCTAGATAAAGGATTTTTAGGGTTAAGTTCGTCCAGGGATTTTAGGGTGGCTTTAGTCACAACCCATTTGCCATTACAACAAGTGCCTGCTTCATTAAGTCGGGAGCTGATATTGGACACAATCCAAATTGTGCAGCGAGATCTTCAATTAAAAATGGGGATCACTAAGCCCGTAATTCATGTATCGGGATTAAATCCACACGCTGGTGAATCTGGTTATTTGGGTCGAGAAGAAATTGAGGTGATTTCTCCTGCAATTGAAGCCGCTAAAAAAATGGGTATTCGTGTATCTGGTCCGTATCCTGGAGATACTATGTTCGAGCCCAAAGCTTTAGAAGAGGTTGATGCTTTCATAGCCATGTATCACGATCAAGGTTTAGCCCCATTTAAGTTTGTTACTTTTGGGGGTGGCGTCAATATCACCTTGGGTTTGCCCATTATTCGTACCTCAGTAGATCATGGGACGGCTTTAGATATTGCCGGCAAGGGCATTGCTGACTCTGGATCAATGTTGGAAGCCATGTGTGTGGCATATCAAATGGCGCTTACAAAAAAGCAGTTGGTTAACTAA